In one Methylocaldum szegediense genomic region, the following are encoded:
- a CDS encoding PqiC family protein, giving the protein MTRFLWIAISTAFFAGCIASAPARFYTLMPTNKPVATQAPLGESAKVIAVGPVTIPAALDQPQLVVSVGGHEVEVLEEHRWAAPLKDEITSALAARLSGLVSNATVTAYGQSAALNPNVRVLVDVSRFELRPKKGVVLDALWMIKPSDSAKEGRRGRTNLEVPSADDDYASLATAQGRALDALARDIAAALKAL; this is encoded by the coding sequence ATGACTCGCTTTCTGTGGATAGCGATATCGACCGCTTTTTTTGCCGGGTGCATAGCCTCGGCGCCAGCACGTTTTTACACTCTGATGCCGACGAACAAGCCGGTTGCGACACAGGCCCCTCTAGGTGAGAGCGCCAAGGTTATCGCGGTGGGACCGGTGACGATTCCGGCGGCCTTGGATCAACCTCAACTGGTCGTCTCAGTCGGTGGACATGAAGTCGAGGTTTTGGAAGAACACCGTTGGGCAGCGCCTTTGAAGGATGAAATCACGAGCGCACTGGCCGCTCGCCTTTCAGGTCTGGTCAGCAATGCAACGGTGACTGCCTACGGCCAGTCGGCAGCCCTGAATCCGAATGTGCGGGTTTTAGTGGACGTCTCTCGATTCGAACTACGGCCGAAAAAGGGGGTTGTTCTAGACGCGCTATGGATGATCAAACCGAGTGACAGTGCAAAGGAGGGGCGTCGCGGGCGCACCAATTTGGAGGTCCCTTCGGCCGACGACGACTATGCCAGTTTAGCGACCGCCCAGGGCCGCGCGTTAGACGCGTTGGCGCGAGATATCGCTGCAGCGTTGAAGGCGCTTTAG
- a CDS encoding RNA recognition motif domain-containing protein — MNRKLYVGNLNYSLGNEDLHQLFAPHGTVYSAHVILDRETGRSKGFGFVEMGSAQEAQAAIAALNGKEVSGRSLTVNEARPPQDRGERNGNANPFVTASRRNGGYSDRRN; from the coding sequence GTGAACAGGAAATTGTATGTAGGAAATCTGAATTACAGTCTTGGGAACGAAGACCTGCACCAGCTTTTCGCGCCGCATGGAACGGTATACTCGGCCCACGTGATCCTGGATCGGGAAACAGGGCGCTCCAAGGGTTTCGGATTCGTGGAAATGGGCAGCGCTCAGGAAGCCCAAGCGGCAATTGCTGCCTTGAACGGCAAGGAGGTCAGCGGCCGTAGCCTTACGGTAAACGAAGCCCGTCCTCCGCAAGATAGAGGCGAACGCAACGGCAATGCCAACCCTTTCGTTACGGCATCAAGGCGTAATGGAGGCTATAGCGACCGTCGCAATTGA
- a CDS encoding IS481 family transposase, protein MPIRLHKNARTTPAVRQAIQASTLSERALAQKHGISRTTVRKWKHRSSVEDASHRPHTLRTTLTPAQEAIVVYLRQALLLPLDDLLAVTREFLNPAVSRSGLDRCLRRHGVASLKTLLPPTEKAKVKPFKAYEPGFLHLDVKYLPAIDGEPRRYLFVAIDRATRWVYVALKPNRTALSAKDFLKAVIQAAPFRIQKCLTDNGSEFTDRFLTRTRQPSGTHEFDRLCTEQGIEHRLIPPGRPQTNGLVERFNGRIEEVLQTHHFDSTADLDTTLHRYVELYNHHIPQKALGHLTPIQALKNWQLSHPHLFRKKVYDLAGLDT, encoded by the coding sequence ATGCCGATTCGCCTTCATAAGAACGCCCGTACCACCCCGGCCGTTCGGCAGGCCATTCAAGCGTCCACGTTGAGCGAGCGCGCCTTGGCCCAAAAGCATGGCATTAGCCGAACGACCGTCCGCAAGTGGAAACACCGCTCCTCGGTCGAAGATGCCTCACACCGGCCCCACACCCTCAGAACCACGCTCACGCCCGCCCAGGAAGCCATCGTGGTCTACCTCCGCCAAGCTCTGCTCCTCCCCTTGGATGATCTCCTGGCCGTGACCCGGGAATTTCTCAATCCCGCCGTGTCCCGTTCCGGGCTAGACCGCTGCCTGCGCCGCCACGGGGTGGCGTCCCTCAAGACCCTGCTTCCGCCTACAGAGAAGGCGAAGGTCAAACCCTTCAAGGCCTATGAGCCCGGCTTCCTTCACCTGGATGTTAAGTACTTGCCCGCCATCGACGGCGAACCCCGCCGATACCTGTTCGTCGCCATCGACCGCGCCACCCGCTGGGTCTATGTCGCCCTCAAGCCCAACCGCACCGCCTTAAGCGCAAAGGACTTCCTCAAAGCGGTGATTCAGGCCGCGCCTTTCCGCATCCAGAAATGCCTGACCGACAACGGCTCGGAGTTTACCGACCGTTTCCTGACCCGAACTCGGCAGCCCTCGGGGACGCATGAGTTTGACCGCCTCTGTACTGAACAAGGCATCGAACATCGCCTGATTCCGCCGGGCCGGCCCCAAACGAATGGCCTGGTGGAACGCTTCAATGGCCGCATCGAGGAGGTGTTGCAAACCCATCACTTCGATTCAACCGCCGATCTGGACACCACCCTGCACCGCTATGTCGAGCTGTACAATCATCACATTCCCCAAAAGGCCTTAGGCCATCTCACCCCGATCCAGGCTCTCAAAAACTGGCAACTGTCCCATCCTCATCTTTTTCGAAAGAAGGTTTACGATCTTGCGGGACTTGACACGTAG